A single genomic interval of Sebastes umbrosus isolate fSebUmb1 chromosome 9, fSebUmb1.pri, whole genome shotgun sequence harbors:
- the LOC119494023 gene encoding proteinase-activated receptor 4-like yields MKFFLGTLVFVSLLSSVCNVSPSSRPAVDCSSMSFRLRAFRLKTTCNFTTLKDKQLKEIQHPTTIRYIPILYLVAFVVGLPSNLLALWVLWFRTKPLPSTTLLINLTIADCLLLLVLPFRIVYHFRGNHWELGEPFCRLVMAMFYGNMYGSVLCLALVALDRYIALVHPFGAKTLRSRRTSLYMTAAVWLAVLAAMLPLMVTRQTYVLDELQITTCHDALPEEVQQNFFLPYFATLFTVCFLLPFLVVLYCHGAVLRTLLAEGKRYGHAVRVTVLVLLVFIVCLLPSNILLLLTYADSSLDGDGEDVYVPYMVSLAVSTFNSCIDPFIFYYVSVDFREKARSALCCRGDSENKPSSLGNKVSYSSSSSSSSSAQRSKITVLSECETT; encoded by the exons ATGAAGTTCTTTTTGGGGACTCTGGTCTTCGTCTCTCTGCTGTCATCCGTCTGCAACGTCTCTCCGTCTTCTCGGCCTGCAGTCGACTGTTCCAGCATGTCTTTCC GTCTGCGGGCGTTCCGGTTGAAGACCACCTGTAACTTCACCACCCTGAAGGACAAGCAGCTGAAGGAGATCCAGCACCCGACCACCATCCGGTACATCCCGATCCTGTACCTGGTGGCCTTCGTTGTGGGTCTGCCCTCCAACCTGTTGGCTTTGTGGGTTCTGTGGTTCCGGACCAAACCGCTGCCGTCCACCACGCTGCTCATCAACCTCACCATCGCCgactgcctgctgctgctggtgctgccgTTCCGCATCGTGTACCACTTCAGAGGGAACCACTGGGAGCTCGGCGAGCCCTTCTGCCGCCTCGTCATGGCGATGTTTTACGGTAACATGTACGGGTCCGTACTGTGTCTGGCGCTTGTGGCTCTGGACCGATACATCGCTTTGGTTCACCCATTCGGCGCTAAGACCCTACGCAGCCGGCGGACGTCTCTGTACATGACGGCGGCGGTGTGGCTGGCGGTACTGGCCGCCATGTTGCCGCTGATGGTGACGCGGCAGACCTATGTGCTGGATGAGCTGCAGATCACCACGTGCCACGACGCGCTGCCCGAGGAGGTGCAGCAGAACTTCTTCCTGCCGTACTTCGCCACCTTGTTCACCGTCTGCTTCCTGCTGCCCTTCCTGGTCGTGCTGTACTGCCACGGCGCCGTGCTGCGCACCCTGCTGGCCGAAGGGAAGCGGTACGGCCACGCTGTCCGGGTCACggtgctggtgctgctggtctTCATCGTGTGTCTGCTGCCCAgcaacatcctcctcctcctcacctacgcAGACAGCTCGCTGGACGGAGACGGCGAGGACGTCTACGTCCCCTACATGGTTAGCTTAGCGGTTAGCACCTTCAACAGCTGCATTGACCCCTTCATCTTCTACTATGTGTCGGTCGATTTCCGGGAGAAGGCCCGGAGCGCTCTGTGTTGCCGCGGTGACTCAGAGAACAAACCCTCTTCTCTGGGGAACAAGGTGTCgtactcttcatcatcatcgtcgtcatcatcaGCCCAGAGGTCAAAGATCACCGTGCTGTCCGAGTGTGAGACCACATGA
- the rnf130 gene encoding E3 ubiquitin-protein ligase RNF130, whose translation MMSSRWTGLPVPFVLVQVLVLSRSVLTARSDRNMVPEEYVGATVNATVLDGRGNTIHMMSSDEGKYGQNSPKVDTRGIVIAPAPHHGVVDRQGCDPGTRFLVPPRSVHWVALLQRGNCTFKEKILKAAAYNATAVLIYNNSTDKTVKTVKMGHEGTGDTVAVMITEAYGKEILAHLERNLTVLVSVVVGQPTKNINRGSLVFVSISFIVLMIISSAWLIFYFIQKIRYTSARDRSQRRLGDAAKKAMGKLTTRTVKKGDKETDPDFNHCAVCIEAYQLNDVVRILPCKHVFHKVCVDPWLNEHCTCPMCKLNILKAVGIMTSLPCVESVVLDVERLGVSQASSSQRTALVDSNQPSISLEPLSHPNPEATPRTPADITIAVTSGGHFFNRNSMSPRSIVCEMELPDIQASLDLYDDNKS comes from the exons ATGATGTCCTCGAGGTGGACCGGTCTTCCTGTCCCGTTTGTCCTGGTCCAGGTCCTGGTCTTGTCCCGCTCAGTGTTGACGGCCCGCTCTGACAGAAACATGGTGCCGGAGGAGTACGTGGGCGCCACGGTGAACGCCACGGTGCTGGACGGACGAGGAAACACCATCCACATGATGAGCAGCGACGAAGGGAAGTACGGACAGAACTCACCTAAAGTGGACACCAGAGGCATCGTCATCGCACCTGCACCGCATCACGGAG TGGTGGACCGGCAGGGCTGCGACCCCGGCACTCGTTTCCTGGTCCCTCCTCGGAGCGTCCACTGGGTGGCGCTGCTGCAGAGAGgaaactgcacctttaaagagaAGATCCTGAAGGCCGCCGCCTACAACGCCACCGCCGTCCTCATCTACAACAACTCCACCGACAAGACGGTCAAGACGGTGAAGATGGGACATGAAG GTACCGGCGACACGGTGGCAGTGATGATCACAGAGGCGTACGGTAAAGAGATCCTGGCTCACCTGGAGAGGAACCTGACGGTCCTGGTCTCCGTGGTTGTGGGTCAACCCACCAAAAACATCAACCGAGGATCGTTGGTCTTCGTCTCCATCTCCTTCATCGTCCTCATGATCATATCGTCGGCCTGGCTCATCTTCTACTTCATCCAGAAGATCCGCTACACCAGTGCCCGCGACCGCAGCCAG CGTCGTCTTGGCGATGCAGCGAAGAAGGCTATGGGGAAGTTGACCACGAGGACGGTGAAGAAAGGAGACAAG GAGACGGATCCAGACTTTAACCACTGTGCTGTCTGTATCGAAGCGTACCAGCTCAACGATGTGGTCCGCATCCTGCCCTGCAA acatgtCTTCCATAAGGTGTGTGTTGACCCCTGGCTGAACGAGCACTGCACCTGTCCCATGTGTAAACTCAACATCCTCAAAGCTGTGGGCATCATG aCCAGTCTTCCCTGCGTGGAGAGCGTGGTGTTGGACGTGGAGCGTCTTGGCGTCAGTCAGGCATCCAGCAGCCAGAGGACGGCGCTGGTCGACAGCAACCAGCCGTCCATCAGCCTGGAGCCGCTCAGCCACCCCAACCCTGAGGCCACGCCCAGAACACCTGCTGACATCACCATCGCTGTGACCA GCGGCGGTCACTTCTTCAACAGGAACTCCATGTCTCCTCGCAGCATCGTCTGTGAGATGGAGCTACCGGACATCCAGGCTTCGCTCGACCTCTACGACGACAACAAATCCTGA
- the LOC119493987 gene encoding LOW QUALITY PROTEIN: TBC1 domain family member 9B (The sequence of the model RefSeq protein was modified relative to this genomic sequence to represent the inferred CDS: deleted 1 base in 1 codon) has protein sequence MWIQPEEVLMAGALWVSERANPFFILQRRRGHGRGGGLSGLLVGTLDVVLDSSARVAPYRILLQTADSQIYWNVACGSSRKEITVHWDWLETNLLQTISIFDNDEDVTTFVKGKISGIIAEENRLKQGDEQEEDCGKFREAELKMRRLFGMPEEEKLVNYYSCSYWKGRVPRQGWLYLSVNHLCFYSFLLGKEVTLVVQWTEVTQLEKNATLVFPESVRVSTRDTEHFFSMFLNINDTFKLMEQLANIAMRQLLDNEAFAADRSLPKPCKTLKNVSALKRDLDARAKNERYRMMFRLTQEERLDGHTDCTLWTPFAKMHVVGQLFISNNYICFNSREEDLCQLIIPLREVSIVEKADSSSVLPCPVSISTKNKMNFLFANLKDRDFLVQRISDFLQRTPDSSWGDASPLSLIGHSASSGAPSSSSSGPDSVHKGRHYHPGLPTASQGLLQLYHRDAPEDLGPKAMKEKMKEEAWNIHFSEFGRGVCMYRTSRTRELVLNGIPERLRGELWMLFSGAQNEMASHPGYYGDLVEQAMGLCSLATEEIERDLHRSMPEHRAFQNDTGIAALRRVLTAYAHRNPGIGYCQAMNIVTSVLLLYCPEEEAFWLLVALCERMLPDYYNTRVVGALVDQGVFEELTRAFLPLLYEHMQDLGVISTISLSWFLTLFLSVMPFDSAVLLVDCFFYEGIKVIFQVALAVLHDSMDALLSCSDEGEAMTILGRYLDNVVNKQTVAPPTPHLHALLTSGDDPPPEIDIFDLIKSSYEKFGSLRSDVIEQMRFKQRLKVIQSLEDTAKRSVVRAMMTESAFSIEELEDLYCLFKSKHMTSCYWGSCSSAAERHDPSLPYLEQYRIDPAQFTQLFTALAPWVCVGHTSTLSARLFRLLDQNQDGLVNFKEFITGLSGMYHGDMTEKLKLLYKLHLPPALCPEEAESALEATHFFTDDESQESSLLSDRDILRQQEVTSGEDGKDGDGDSEEMKEEKVKDYRYYLRMWAKEKEPKTETIKDLPRMNQEQFIDLCKTLYNMFSEEPLEQQLYHSIATVASLLLRIGEVGKKFNGSKKTDNAAVQDPPTTPATPTTQATPTEPQREEEPIRGASGESQVCQALADAQLEPLAPQTSDEETKDDTSVSSYSVVSSGSLQCEDIADDTVLIGSGEQRRGSVLDVDWSITFEQVLASLLTEPPLVDYFENKRDIQNKMAACKAQRVVERQVSSSSDHELTQHST, from the exons ATGTGGATCCAGCCGGAGGAGGTCCTGATGGCCGGAGCTCTCTGGGTCTCTGAGAGGGCCAACCCGTTCTTCATCCTCCAGAGGAGACGAGGACACGGCCGAGGAGGGGGACTGTCCG GTCTCCTGGTTGGGACTCTGGATGTGGTTCTGGACTCCAGTGCCAGAGTGGCCCCGTACCGGATCCTCCTGCAGACCGCCGACTCTCAGATCTACTGGAACGTGGCCTGTG GCTCATCCAGGAAGGAGATCACGGTGCACTGGGACTGGCTGGAGACCAACCTGCTGCAGACCATCTCCATCTTTGACAACGATGAAGACGTCACCACCTTCGTCAAAGGAAAGATCTCT GGCATCATTGCGGAGGAGAACCGGCTGAAGCAG GGGGATGAGCAGGAGGAGGATTGTGGGAAGTTTCGCGAGGCGGAGCTGAAGATGAGGAGGCTGTTCGGGATGCCCGAAGAGGAGAAGCTGGTGAATTATTACTCCTGCAGCTACTGGAAGGGCCGAGTGCCGCGGCAGGGCTGGCTCTACCTGTCCGTCAACCACCTGTGCTTCTACTCCTTCCTGTTGGGCAAGGAGG TGACCCTGGTGGTGCAGTGGACCGAGGTGACCCAGCTGGAGAAGAACGCCACTCTGGTGTTCCCGGAGAGCGTTCGCGTCAGCACGCGTGACACcgaacacttcttctccatgtTCCTGAACATCAACGACACCTTCAAGCTGATGGAGCAGCTCGCCAACATCGCCATGCGCCAGCTGCTCGACAACGAGGCCTTCGCCGCCGACCGCTCGCTGCCCAAACCCTGCAAGACGCTCAAGAACGTGTCTGCGCTCAAGAG GGATTTGGACGCGCGGGCCAAGAACGAGCGGTACCGGATGATGTTCCGGCTGACGCAGGAAGAGCGTCTGGACGGACACACGGACTGCACGCTGTGGACGCCGTTCGCTAAGATGCACGTGGTCGGACAGCTGTTCATCTCCAACAACTACATCTGTTTTaacagcagagaagaagactTGTGCCAACTCATCATCCCGCTCAGAGAG GTGTCCATCGTGGAGAAGGCGGACAGCAGCAGTGTCCTGCCGTGTCCCGTCTCCATCAGTACCAAGAACAAGATGAACTTCCTGTTCGCCAACCTCAAAGACAGAGACTTCCTGGTCCAACGCATCTCCGACTTCCTGCAGCGAACGCCCGACAGCTCGTGGGGCGACGCCAGCCCGctgtctctgattggtcactcG GCGTCCTCCGGCGCCCCCTCGTCCTCGTCTTCAGGACCTGACTCCGTCCACAAGGGGCGTCATTACCACCCCGGTTTGCCCACAGCCAGCCAGGGTCTGCTGCAGCTCTACCACCGAGACGCTCCGGAGGACCTGGGACCCAAAGCT atgaaggagaagatgaaggaggaggCGTGGAATATCCATTTCTCAGAGTTTGGTCGAGGTGTCTGCATGTACCGAACCTCCAGAACCAGAGAACTGGTCCTGAACGGGATCCCAGAGCGCCTGAGAGGAGAGCTGTGGATGCTGTTCTCTG GAGCTCAGAACGAGATGGCGAGCCACCCTGGTTACTATGGCGACCTGGTGGAGCAGGCCATGGGCCTGTGTTCGTTGGCTACCGAGGAGATTGAGCGCGACCTTCACCGTTCGATGCCCGAACACCGCGCCTTCCAGAACGACACCGGCATCGCCGCGCTGCGCCGAGTCCTCACCGCCTACGCCCACCGCAACCCCGGGATCGGCTACTGTCAG GCGATGAACATCGTCACCTCCGTCCTGCTGCTCTACTGTCCAGAGGAGGAAGCATTCTGGCTGCTGGTGGCGCTCTGTGAGAGGATGCTGCCCGACTACTACAACACCAGGGTCGTAG GTGCTCTGGTGGATCAAGGCGTGTTTGAGGAGCTGACTCGAGCCTTCCTGCCGCTGCTCTATGAACACATGCAGGATCTGGGTGTCATCTCCACCATCAGCCTGTCCTGGTTCCTCACCCTCTTCCTGTCCGTGATGCCTTTCGACAGCGCCGTCCTATTGGTCGACTGCTTCTTCTACGAGGGCATCAAGGTCATCTTCCAG GTGGCGCTGGCTGTACTCCATGACAGCATGGACGCCCTGCTGTCCTGCAGCGACGAGGGAGAAGCCATGACCATCCTGGGCAG gtaccTGGATAACGTTgtgaataaacagactgtgGCTCCGCCTACCCCTCACCTGCACGCCCTCCTGACGAGCGGGGACGATCCTCCGCCCGAGATCGACATCTTCGACCTCATCAAGTCGTCCTACGAG AAGTTCGGCAGCTTGCGCTCCGATGTCATCGAGCAGATGAGGTTCAAACAGAGGTTAAAGGTCATCCAGTCGCTGGAGGACACAGCCAAGAGGAGCGTG GTGAGAGCGATGATGACGGAGTCAGCCTTCAGTATCGAGGAGCTGGAAGATCTCTACTGTCTCTTTAAG tccaAACACATGACCAGCTGTTACTGGGGctcctgcagctctgcagctgaGCGTCATGATCCCAGCCTCCCCTACCTGGAGCAGTACCGCATCGACCCGGCCCAGTTCACCCAGCTCTTCACTGCCCTCGCCCCCTGGGTCTGTGTAGGCCACACCTCCACGCTGTCGGCCCGCCTCTTCCGACTCCTGGACCAGAACCAGGACGGACTGGTCAACTTCAAGGAGTTCATCACCGGACTCA GTGGGATGTATCACGGGGACATGACGGAGAAACTCAAACTGCTCTACAAGCTCCACCTCCCACCAG ctCTGTGTCCTGAGGAGGCGGAGTCTGCTCTGGAGGCAACACACTTCTTCACTGACGACGAATCACaag AATCATCCCTCCTGTCTGATCGGGACATTTTGAGgcaacaggaagtgacatcag GTGAGGACGGGaaagacggagacggagacagcGAGGAGATGAAAG AGGAGAAGGTGAAGGACTACAGGTACTACCTGAGGATGTGGGCCAAAGAGAAGGAACCCAAGACAGAGACCATCAAAGACCTGCCCAGGATGAACCAG GAGCAGTTCATAGACCTGTGTAAGACTCTGTACAACATGTTCAGTGAGGAGCctctggagcagcagctgtatCACTCCATCGCCACCGTCGCCAGCCTGCTGCTGCGTATCGGAGAGGTCGGCAAGAAGTTCAACGGCAGCAAGAAGACGGACAACGCCGCTGTTCAGGACCCGCCCACCACACCGGCAACGCCTACCACACAGGCCACGCCCACTGAGcctcagagggaggaggagcctATTCGGGGGGCGTCAGGTGAGTCTCAGGTGTGCCAGGCGCTGGCCGACGCTCAGCTGGAGCCGCTGGCTCCGCAGACGTCGGACGAGGAAACCAAAGACGACACATCGGTGTCGTCGTATTCGGTGGTGAGCTCCGGCTCGCTGCAGTGCGAGGATATCGCCGACGACACCGTGCTGATCGGCAGTGGCGAGCAGAGGCGGGGCAGCGTGCTGGATGTTGATTGGTCAATCACCTTCGAGCAGGTGCTGGCATCGCTGCTGACGGAGCCGCCGCTCGTCGACTATTTCGAAAACAAGAGGGACATCCAGAACAAGATGGCCGCCTGTAAGGCCCAGAGGGTGGTGGAGCGCCAAGTTAGCTCCTCCTCCGACCACGAACTCACTCAGCATTCCACCTGA
- the LOC119494050 gene encoding MRN complex-interacting protein isoform X3, whose product MVQEFHVLQCFSCQSFQVQQEFGRGSGADCRRHVQKLNATRGAKMEEQEHHTWSLWKQVEADGEDEPKEDDQVSQAQVSQAQGSQSRWSKYLGTPEEAEPEEDEEENVVMDRQQLRGNNMIDRNRKRKRVEGWTDAGGQDSWTPE is encoded by the exons ATGGTTCAGGAGTTTCACGTCCTCCAGTGTTTCAGCTGTCAGAGCTTCCAGGTTCAACAG GAGTTTGGGCGGGGCTCCGGGGCCGACTGCAGACGCCATGTTCAGAAACTCAACGCCACGAGAGGAGCCAAGATGGAGGAGCAAGAGCACCACACCTGGTCGCTATG GAAGCAGGTGGAGGCAGACGGAGAGGATGAGCCTAAGGAAGATGACCag GTGAGCCAGGCTCAGGTGAGTCAGGCTCAGGGGAGCCAGAGCCGCTGGAGCAAATACCTGGGCACACCTGAGGAGGCGGAGccagaggaggatgaagaggagaatGTTGTGATGGACAGGCAGCAGCTCCGTGGCAACAACATGATTGACAGG aacaggaagaggaagagagtaGAAGGATGGACGGACGCAGGAGGACAGGACAGCTGGACACCTGAATAG
- the LOC119494050 gene encoding MRN complex-interacting protein isoform X1, with translation MVQEFHVLQCFSCQSFQVQQVKKVLRWSCKLCGEKQSLLKEFGRGSGADCRRHVQKLNATRGAKMEEQEHHTWSLWKQVEADGEDEPKEDDQVSQAQVSQAQGSQSRWSKYLGTPEEAEPEEDEEENVVMDRQQLRGNNMIDRNRKRKRVEGWTDAGGQDSWTPE, from the exons ATGGTTCAGGAGTTTCACGTCCTCCAGTGTTTCAGCTGTCAGAGCTTCCAGGTTCAACAG GTGAAGAAGGTGCTCAGGTGGAGCTGTAAACTGTGTGGAGAGAAACAGTCGCTGCTGAAG GAGTTTGGGCGGGGCTCCGGGGCCGACTGCAGACGCCATGTTCAGAAACTCAACGCCACGAGAGGAGCCAAGATGGAGGAGCAAGAGCACCACACCTGGTCGCTATG GAAGCAGGTGGAGGCAGACGGAGAGGATGAGCCTAAGGAAGATGACCag GTGAGCCAGGCTCAGGTGAGTCAGGCTCAGGGGAGCCAGAGCCGCTGGAGCAAATACCTGGGCACACCTGAGGAGGCGGAGccagaggaggatgaagaggagaatGTTGTGATGGACAGGCAGCAGCTCCGTGGCAACAACATGATTGACAGG aacaggaagaggaagagagtaGAAGGATGGACGGACGCAGGAGGACAGGACAGCTGGACACCTGAATAG
- the LOC119494050 gene encoding MRN complex-interacting protein isoform X2, with amino-acid sequence MVQEFHVLQCFSCQSFQVQQVKKVLRWSCKLCGEKQSLLKEFGRGSGADCRRHVQKLNATRGAKMEEQEHHTWSLWKQVEADGEDEPKEDDQVSQAQVSQAQGSQSRWSKYLGTPEEAEPEEDEEENVVMDRQQLRGNNMIDRKRKRVEGWTDAGGQDSWTPE; translated from the exons ATGGTTCAGGAGTTTCACGTCCTCCAGTGTTTCAGCTGTCAGAGCTTCCAGGTTCAACAG GTGAAGAAGGTGCTCAGGTGGAGCTGTAAACTGTGTGGAGAGAAACAGTCGCTGCTGAAG GAGTTTGGGCGGGGCTCCGGGGCCGACTGCAGACGCCATGTTCAGAAACTCAACGCCACGAGAGGAGCCAAGATGGAGGAGCAAGAGCACCACACCTGGTCGCTATG GAAGCAGGTGGAGGCAGACGGAGAGGATGAGCCTAAGGAAGATGACCag GTGAGCCAGGCTCAGGTGAGTCAGGCTCAGGGGAGCCAGAGCCGCTGGAGCAAATACCTGGGCACACCTGAGGAGGCGGAGccagaggaggatgaagaggagaatGTTGTGATGGACAGGCAGCAGCTCCGTGGCAACAACATGATTGACAG gaagaggaagagagtaGAAGGATGGACGGACGCAGGAGGACAGGACAGCTGGACACCTGAATAG
- the LOC119494057 gene encoding probable pancreatic secretory proteinase inhibitor, whose amino-acid sequence MFSRTLLLVCVAVFFCADAEDKSRVYRRPSCVGMSVTQACPLNYSPVCGSDGVTYPNECSLCVHRLEQNADILIVTEGPC is encoded by the exons ATGTTTAGCAGGACGCTTCTGCTCGTCTGTGTGGCGGTTTTCTTCTGCGCAG ATGCTGAGGACAAGTCCCGCGTCTACAGGAGG CCCTCCTGCGTGGGGATGAGCGTGACTCAGGCCTGTCCTCTCAACTACTCGCCGGTGTGCGGCAGCGACGGCGTTACCTACCCCAACGaatgctctctgtgtgtccacaGACT GGAGCAAAACGCCGACATTTTGATCGTGACGGAGGGGCCCTGCTGA